The Proteus vulgaris genome has a segment encoding these proteins:
- a CDS encoding fimbrial outer membrane usher protein TcfC, with the protein MRKSGVALGIALCLLSESAFSQPANLKIGNYIIPSVFATALEEGMTIPVYLRYDLSEQSVLEEQSRNKIADALVVLKDNKITINSVTPTLDESETQTASINEQLVQSLNDLKDRPFDQNNTIILSPDAKLNFDLSTFIMSLDVNEAGLATQIKARSEMLDKSTVNNISSVTTYNLGVYNNKVKQQKDNTNSYFSVDSIWSFAENHLNLSATAYGLGTAEQSFDFYRAMFERDFNGRRFAFGLLNTWNLQSIATMSALNSSKVYGITYGNNSSSKVSNTQLSLTPITVFLPSAGEVRLYRDGKLLSIQNFPMGSFEVDTAPLPFGIYEVDVEVVIDGKVRSKQRQTVNKSFNMKGATLNQLRWELYSGYVDYKKRIKNNNNEYRTTRGDNTVLVGGAGAITLGVFSGLNLQGSAYIFDNVAVLETNSHLQLTDTLSTSWQALIAKEGSNRNIFTANYALPKGLGSLWVNREKGNIKDDFPMYDSDNYSFGTTLNFTQFWEYAGSFTYSYTKDLRDKNNANNFEYATTLYTGRYGSMSLRTGIQRYHYDNQDSTNEKYITLDFSLPLATWLSAGMSSSNGNLRGELSASKNFENAPITSAGLSVSTLLHDKDGTDSDFSVSGYSMFDTKYSTGTLTMNRPNDDRLNTTLTARGSFAYSDMNFSASGKQETSGVIVKTGIDGEGQIAANVNGQRFVLSGSNNFIPLSPYAEYKVELLNDKNSEDSFDIASGRVKNVVLYPGNVAVHQPELKQMVTVFGRMKSPDGTLLASAQVRNHIGRTQTDHQGQFAMDVDKRYPVISLQQDDKQICEAELDLSSARGVLWVGDVICDPQTTLVNRN; encoded by the coding sequence GTGCGTAAATCAGGGGTCGCTCTGGGTATTGCCTTATGCCTTTTATCTGAAAGTGCATTTAGTCAACCCGCCAATTTAAAGATAGGTAACTATATTATTCCTAGTGTCTTCGCTACCGCATTAGAAGAAGGCATGACGATCCCTGTCTATTTACGTTACGATCTATCTGAACAATCGGTTTTAGAAGAGCAAAGTCGTAATAAAATTGCGGATGCGCTGGTGGTGTTAAAAGACAATAAAATTACCATTAACTCCGTTACGCCTACATTGGATGAAAGTGAAACACAAACAGCATCCATCAATGAACAGCTTGTTCAGTCATTAAATGATCTGAAAGATAGACCTTTTGATCAAAATAACACCATCATTCTCTCTCCTGATGCCAAGCTTAATTTTGATTTAAGCACTTTTATTATGTCGTTAGATGTCAATGAAGCGGGTCTGGCCACACAAATCAAAGCACGCTCAGAGATGTTAGATAAATCAACGGTCAATAATATTTCCTCTGTCACAACCTATAATTTAGGGGTCTATAACAATAAGGTGAAACAGCAGAAAGATAACACTAACAGTTATTTTTCTGTTGATAGCATTTGGAGTTTTGCAGAAAACCACTTAAACCTGAGTGCAACGGCGTATGGATTAGGTACCGCCGAGCAATCGTTTGATTTCTATCGCGCCATGTTTGAACGGGATTTTAATGGGCGCCGGTTTGCTTTTGGTCTATTAAATACCTGGAATTTACAATCTATTGCAACCATGTCGGCACTCAATAGCAGTAAAGTTTACGGTATCACCTATGGCAATAACTCCTCATCCAAAGTCAGTAATACACAGCTTTCATTAACACCAATCACTGTTTTCTTACCCAGTGCAGGGGAAGTCCGTCTGTATCGTGACGGTAAATTATTAAGTATTCAAAATTTCCCAATGGGAAGTTTTGAAGTTGATACGGCACCACTTCCTTTTGGTATTTATGAAGTGGATGTCGAAGTGGTCATTGATGGTAAAGTTCGCTCTAAACAACGTCAAACCGTCAATAAATCTTTCAATATGAAAGGGGCAACCTTAAACCAACTGCGCTGGGAATTGTATTCGGGTTATGTGGATTACAAAAAACGCATTAAAAACAACAACAATGAATACCGCACTACTCGCGGAGATAATACGGTCTTAGTCGGAGGCGCGGGCGCCATTACCTTAGGTGTTTTCTCAGGTCTTAACCTACAAGGCTCTGCGTATATTTTTGATAACGTTGCCGTCTTAGAAACCAACAGCCATTTGCAATTAACCGACACACTCTCCACCAGTTGGCAAGCATTAATTGCTAAAGAGGGTAGCAACCGTAATATTTTCACCGCTAATTACGCGTTGCCTAAAGGCCTTGGATCACTATGGGTCAATCGTGAAAAAGGCAACATCAAAGACGATTTCCCGATGTATGACTCTGATAACTACTCGTTTGGCACCACACTCAATTTTACCCAATTTTGGGAATATGCGGGATCATTTACCTATTCCTACACCAAAGATTTACGCGATAAAAATAACGCCAATAACTTTGAATACGCGACAACTCTCTACACGGGTCGCTATGGCAGTATGAGTTTACGTACGGGTATTCAACGTTATCATTACGACAATCAAGACAGCACAAATGAAAAATACATTACCTTAGACTTCTCATTACCACTGGCAACCTGGCTCAGTGCTGGGATGTCTTCCAGTAACGGGAACTTACGTGGTGAGCTGTCAGCCTCGAAAAACTTTGAAAATGCCCCAATTACCAGTGCTGGGTTATCCGTTTCGACCCTTCTTCATGATAAAGACGGAACTGACAGTGATTTCTCTGTGAGTGGTTACAGTATGTTCGACACGAAATACAGTACGGGGACATTAACCATGAATCGTCCTAACGATGACCGATTAAATACTACGTTAACCGCTCGAGGCTCCTTTGCTTATAGTGATATGAACTTCTCTGCCAGTGGTAAACAAGAAACCTCGGGGGTGATTGTCAAAACTGGAATCGATGGTGAAGGTCAAATAGCGGCTAACGTCAATGGCCAACGTTTTGTCTTATCGGGTAGCAATAACTTTATTCCACTTTCACCTTATGCGGAATATAAAGTCGAATTACTGAACGATAAAAACAGTGAAGATAGCTTTGATATCGCCTCGGGTCGTGTGAAAAATGTGGTGCTTTATCCAGGTAACGTTGCCGTACATCAACCTGAGTTAAAACAGATGGTCACTGTATTTGGTCGAATGAAATCGCCTGATGGCACACTGTTAGCCAGTGCGCAAGTACGTAACCATATCGGTCGCACGCAAACCGATCACCAAGGCCAATTTGCAATGGATGTTGATAAACGCTATCCCGTCATTTCGTTACAACAAGATGATAAACAGATTTGTGAGGCTGAATTAGATCTTTCATCTGCACGAGGTGTGTTATGGGTGGGTGATGTGATTTGTGATCCGCAAACGACGTTGGTAAATCGGAATTAA
- a CDS encoding fimbrial protein: MFKHYLLLILTLFATFICNAATYTNNIVFIENNIDNEYFITPQKTDPRFSGANVFTKYSNNQLSLGYMGYTGAVPLYNYFDIWLENSPIKMPFIGNRCWRTYRDCPSDGIQRPEQVLSDGMYRAYMNTHGGEAGIPRAIFSDSFYQYMQHLPIGSTENFSYFFCYTKNDYNPALGQTCRSVNGRVTEQSFAITKNGHVKLKSTNALQEIFVDSEGNAVLGLGSKFCEIVGNNVVCKMVDYELNGESLNVMRLAMKVDTATLSFTPTASDILLSATPTSRTFYYSSPTIASYLITPGNGGVYVHFTKSFFKKLIKNNVDLSKSQDLFTFSFTNTAVPQSGFYEFTPSNTIIIKPRDYGISIISKELVNNPHREGKVGDKEPPLTFDYIVTTSAFRQADRITAAVEGPRTTIRGQSYCLFSSKDKKMNVPFSAYLTYTDASGKKVKNRAACDNVPISIKEALWTETTWPYPYQLEGNFYRTDLQLTFPMNESTSLFSMEGEDWLGVVEARGYVNVFAEWSGTDIH; the protein is encoded by the coding sequence ATGTTTAAACATTATCTATTATTAATACTCACCCTTTTTGCTACATTCATTTGTAATGCAGCAACCTATACCAATAATATTGTTTTTATTGAAAATAATATTGATAACGAATATTTTATTACACCACAAAAAACCGATCCTCGCTTTAGTGGTGCTAACGTTTTTACTAAATACAGTAATAATCAACTTAGCTTAGGCTACATGGGATATACAGGTGCTGTTCCTCTCTACAATTATTTTGATATTTGGCTAGAAAACTCACCTATAAAAATGCCATTTATTGGTAACCGTTGCTGGCGAACATATAGAGATTGCCCATCCGATGGAATACAAAGACCTGAACAAGTCTTAAGCGATGGGATGTATCGTGCATATATGAACACGCATGGTGGTGAAGCAGGTATTCCTAGAGCTATATTTTCTGATTCTTTTTATCAATATATGCAACACTTACCTATTGGCAGTACAGAAAATTTTAGTTATTTTTTCTGCTATACCAAGAATGATTACAACCCTGCATTAGGCCAAACATGTCGCTCTGTAAACGGCAGAGTGACTGAACAAAGTTTTGCGATCACCAAAAATGGACATGTAAAACTGAAATCAACCAATGCGTTACAAGAGATTTTTGTCGATAGTGAAGGTAATGCTGTATTAGGCTTAGGCTCTAAATTTTGTGAAATTGTAGGCAATAATGTTGTCTGTAAGATGGTTGATTATGAGCTAAATGGCGAAAGCTTAAATGTCATGAGACTAGCGATGAAAGTAGATACAGCGACATTATCATTTACACCAACAGCGAGTGATATTCTTCTTTCAGCCACACCGACATCAAGAACCTTTTATTACTCTTCACCAACAATTGCCTCTTATTTAATCACCCCTGGTAATGGGGGCGTTTATGTCCATTTCACAAAAAGTTTTTTCAAAAAATTAATTAAAAACAACGTAGATCTTTCTAAGAGCCAAGATTTATTTACCTTTAGTTTTACCAATACGGCAGTGCCTCAATCGGGGTTTTATGAATTTACCCCTTCTAACACAATAATTATCAAGCCTCGTGATTATGGAATTAGTATTATTTCTAAAGAATTAGTCAATAATCCCCATAGAGAGGGAAAAGTCGGTGATAAAGAGCCACCATTAACTTTTGACTATATCGTTACCACCAGTGCATTTCGCCAAGCTGATAGAATTACCGCAGCGGTTGAAGGACCTAGAACCACAATCCGAGGCCAATCTTATTGTTTATTTAGCTCTAAAGATAAAAAAATGAATGTGCCCTTTTCAGCTTACTTAACTTATACTGATGCCAGTGGCAAAAAGGTCAAAAATCGAGCGGCTTGTGATAATGTGCCTATCTCCATTAAAGAAGCCTTATGGACAGAGACGACATGGCCTTACCCTTATCAGTTAGAAGGTAATTTCTATCGTACTGATTTACAACTTACCTTCCCAATGAATGAAAGTACCTCTCTTTTTTCAATGGAAGGTGAAGACTGGCTTGGGGTAGTAGAAGCCCGTGGTTATGTTAATGTCTTTGCCGAATGGTCAGGAACGGATATTCACTAA
- a CDS encoding Ogr/Delta-like zinc finger produces MRVLTIFCPECGEKALIKKSNRKHKELSDLYCACRDPECGHTFVLNLTFSHTLMPSAKNKDTLLFDVIKNLSPEQREKALTLLQGM; encoded by the coding sequence ATGCGTGTCTTAACTATTTTTTGTCCTGAATGTGGTGAAAAAGCGCTTATAAAGAAAAGTAATCGCAAACACAAAGAGTTATCCGATCTCTATTGTGCCTGCCGTGATCCTGAGTGTGGGCATACCTTTGTTTTAAACTTAACCTTTAGTCATACATTAATGCCAAGTGCAAAAAACAAAGATACGTTGTTATTCGATGTTATCAAAAACCTCTCTCCAGAACAGAGAGAGAAAGCACTCACTCTTTTGCAAGGCATGTAG
- the dhaK gene encoding dihydroxyacetone kinase subunit DhaK, translated as MKKLINRVDDVLSEQLQGFAKAHPEIKLHPSSFYVTRKDAPIKGKVALLSGGGSGHEPMHAGFVGKGMLDGACPGEIFTSPTPDKMYDCAKAIDSGEGVLMIVKNYTGDVLNFETATELLHDDGVKIATVLVDDDVAVKDSLYTAGRRGVANTVLMEKLLGAAAERGDSLDELVKLGHHINNNGFSIGIALGACTVPAAGKPSFTLPENEMEFGVGIHGEPGIDRRKFTSLNDTVDAMFNTLIENGHYQRVIRNWDRENGTWLDENQEKQPLKSGDHVIALVNNLGATPLSELYGVYHHLTQCCENFGLTIERSLIGSYCTSLDMSGVSITLLKADNELLTLWDAPVNTPAMVK; from the coding sequence ATGAAAAAGCTGATTAATCGAGTTGATGATGTGTTATCTGAACAATTACAAGGTTTCGCAAAAGCCCATCCTGAAATCAAACTTCATCCCTCTTCTTTTTATGTCACAAGAAAAGATGCTCCAATAAAAGGTAAAGTTGCTCTGTTATCTGGCGGTGGAAGCGGGCATGAACCCATGCATGCAGGTTTTGTAGGTAAAGGGATGCTTGATGGTGCATGCCCCGGTGAAATATTTACATCACCCACACCTGATAAAATGTATGACTGCGCCAAAGCCATTGATAGCGGTGAAGGTGTTTTAATGATCGTAAAAAACTACACGGGTGATGTGCTGAACTTTGAAACAGCAACAGAATTACTTCATGACGATGGTGTAAAAATCGCAACCGTATTAGTGGATGATGATGTAGCAGTTAAAGACAGTTTATATACCGCAGGACGCCGTGGTGTTGCCAATACTGTTTTAATGGAAAAATTGTTGGGTGCAGCTGCTGAAAGAGGTGACTCTCTTGATGAACTGGTTAAATTAGGTCACCACATTAACAACAATGGTTTTTCTATTGGTATTGCCTTAGGCGCCTGTACTGTGCCAGCCGCAGGAAAACCGTCTTTTACTTTGCCTGAAAATGAAATGGAGTTTGGTGTCGGTATTCACGGTGAACCGGGTATTGATCGCCGTAAATTTACTTCCCTCAATGATACCGTTGATGCCATGTTTAACACCTTAATTGAAAATGGTCACTATCAACGCGTGATCCGCAATTGGGATCGTGAAAATGGCACTTGGTTAGATGAAAATCAAGAAAAGCAGCCGTTAAAATCCGGTGATCACGTTATTGCTTTAGTTAATAACCTTGGTGCAACACCACTATCTGAATTGTATGGTGTTTATCACCATTTGACCCAATGCTGTGAAAATTTTGGCTTAACCATCGAGCGTTCTTTAATTGGTTCTTATTGCACTTCACTCGATATGTCAGGCGTCTCAATTACGTTATTAAAAGCCGATAACGAATTACTTACCTTATGGGATGCGCCTGTTAACACACCGGCGATGGTGAAATAA
- the dhaL gene encoding PTS-dependent dihydroxyacetone kinase, ADP-binding subunit has product MALTHAQIILWLEQCASLFEQNSDYLTDLDREIGDADHGLNMNRGFRKVLEKLPEFESQDISSILKTTGMTLLSNIGGASGPLFGTFFIRAAKPTASLQNLELNQLVEMVTEGVEGIVSRGKAEPNDKTMCDVWWPVVESLKQSNTQNLSIEEALAQAQIVAEKAADNTIPMQARKGRASYLGERSIGHKDPGSASVVLMIKALANSINA; this is encoded by the coding sequence ATGGCTTTAACTCATGCTCAAATTATTCTTTGGCTAGAACAATGTGCATCACTTTTTGAACAAAATAGTGATTATCTGACAGACTTAGATCGCGAAATAGGTGATGCCGACCACGGTTTAAATATGAACCGTGGCTTTAGAAAAGTGCTGGAAAAACTACCTGAATTTGAAAGCCAAGATATTAGCTCTATTCTTAAAACCACAGGCATGACATTGCTTTCTAACATTGGTGGCGCAAGTGGTCCTCTATTTGGCACTTTCTTTATTCGCGCAGCAAAACCGACGGCTTCATTACAAAACTTAGAACTCAATCAACTTGTTGAAATGGTAACTGAAGGTGTAGAAGGTATTGTGAGTCGAGGAAAAGCAGAGCCCAATGACAAAACCATGTGTGATGTTTGGTGGCCTGTGGTTGAGTCATTAAAACAATCTAATACACAAAATCTTTCTATCGAAGAAGCCCTCGCCCAAGCACAAATTGTGGCCGAAAAAGCCGCTGACAATACCATTCCTATGCAAGCCAGAAAAGGACGAGCAAGCTACTTAGGCGAACGTAGCATCGGACATAAAGATCCTGGCAGTGCTTCAGTGGTACTAATGATAAAAGCGCTTGCTAATAGCATTAATGCATAG
- the dhaM gene encoding dihydroxyacetone kinase subunit DhaM yields the protein MINIVIVSHSKHLADGVAELASQMINPTHCQLAVAAGINDEEHAIGTDAVKIMTAIESLSQAQSIVVMMDLGSAILSAETAIELLEPELAEKVTLCSAPLVEGTLAAVVAASSGASLEKVIEEATNSLYPKKIQLGENFVQPKNDINAPVKLQGKEASWVVRNPHGLHVRPAATLVEILSTFQADYQLVKGNRRINPLSLNQLSLIQIRQGDEITLIASGEQEDEAITAFLELAQNGFGEAFSSDPDTTTLKGILAPIAQIKAPAFIWHETELSPVENLSEPIDIDDQIIKFNHAIKNTLNDLKQHANKANQILGEHIGAIFNGYIMMLDDDELIASVIDRIKEEKISAQQSWSDEIQERIQLYCALTDPYLRARELDLRDLRNQVLYQLQDKTRPSFTPSQPAILVAKELFPSTLIQLIDSQLVGIALAKGDALSHSAIIAAEMHLPMLVNLGPSLLKITESQKLKFDINKGELVIEPITSL from the coding sequence ATGATAAATATTGTTATTGTTTCTCATAGTAAACATCTCGCTGATGGTGTGGCAGAACTTGCCAGTCAGATGATTAATCCTACTCACTGTCAACTTGCTGTTGCCGCCGGTATTAATGATGAAGAACATGCGATTGGTACGGATGCCGTTAAAATTATGACGGCGATTGAATCTCTTTCGCAGGCACAGTCTATTGTTGTGATGATGGATTTAGGCAGTGCCATATTGAGTGCAGAAACCGCAATTGAACTACTTGAACCAGAACTCGCTGAAAAAGTCACGCTCTGCTCTGCACCATTAGTTGAAGGCACTCTTGCTGCCGTCGTTGCCGCCTCTTCTGGCGCATCTTTAGAAAAAGTCATTGAAGAGGCCACAAACTCGTTATACCCCAAAAAAATTCAGCTTGGTGAAAACTTTGTTCAGCCTAAAAATGACATTAATGCGCCTGTCAAACTTCAGGGTAAAGAGGCAAGTTGGGTAGTACGTAATCCTCATGGTTTACATGTAAGACCAGCGGCCACCTTAGTGGAAATCCTTTCTACCTTTCAAGCTGATTATCAATTAGTTAAAGGGAATAGACGTATTAATCCTCTCAGTTTAAATCAGCTTTCATTAATACAAATTCGCCAAGGCGATGAAATCACTTTAATTGCCTCGGGTGAGCAAGAAGATGAAGCAATCACCGCCTTTCTTGAACTCGCTCAAAATGGCTTCGGTGAAGCGTTTTCTTCTGATCCTGATACCACGACACTAAAAGGTATTTTAGCCCCTATCGCCCAAATTAAAGCCCCTGCTTTTATTTGGCATGAAACTGAATTGTCACCCGTAGAAAATCTATCTGAACCAATTGATATTGACGATCAAATCATAAAATTTAATCATGCCATTAAAAACACGTTAAACGATCTAAAGCAACATGCTAATAAAGCGAACCAAATTTTAGGTGAGCATATAGGGGCTATTTTTAATGGCTATATCATGATGCTAGATGATGATGAGTTAATCGCGAGTGTGATTGATCGCATTAAAGAAGAGAAGATCAGCGCTCAGCAAAGTTGGTCTGATGAAATACAAGAAAGGATACAGTTGTATTGCGCACTCACAGATCCTTATTTACGAGCACGTGAACTCGATCTTCGTGATCTACGTAATCAAGTACTTTATCAGTTACAGGATAAAACTCGCCCAAGCTTTACCCCTTCACAACCCGCTATTTTAGTAGCAAAAGAGCTTTTTCCTTCTACTTTAATTCAATTAATTGATAGTCAATTAGTCGGTATTGCTTTAGCGAAAGGTGATGCTCTCTCTCACAGTGCTATTATTGCAGCTGAAATGCACTTACCAATGTTAGTCAATTTAGGGCCTTCTCTATTAAAAATCACTGAATCACAAAAGTTAAAATTCGATATCAATAAGGGTGAATTAGTTATTGAACCTATAACGTCGTTATAA